Part of the uncultured Desulfobacter sp. genome, AAGCCGGGTCGGCCTGCCTATCTCGCCGGCCATAAAGGCGATATTGTATCAAATCCATCATTGCCCCTTTCACGGAATGACCCGGCAGCTTTTTTTGGAAGGAAAGGCCTTGGAACTGCTGGCCCATCAACTTGAACAGCTTGATCCCAATGGCGGTTCCCGTAAAATTTGCCATAAATCCTCTGATGATGAAAGGGCTCGATATGCGGCTCAACTGCTTGTCAATGATCTTGAAAACCCTCCTGACATTAGCACATTGTCCTTATCGGTGGGCTTAAACCGGAACAAGTTATATCGCTGTTTCCATCGAATTTTCGGCGTTACGCCGTTTGAATTTCTCCGTAATCAGCGTCTGCAGACAGCCATGATGCTTTTGCAGGATGGCCAAGTCAATGTCACCCAGGCCGCATTTATGGTCGGCTATACCAATTTAAGCTATTTTGCCAAGGCTTTTAAGTCGATGTTTGGTGTTTTGCCCGGTGAATTGCTTAGATGTTCGGCTGCTTCCGTCGAAGACTTATCTCCCTGAAGGAAAAAAACACGTCCAGAGGGACGCTGGCGTTTATAAAAGTGAAGCCAACGTTAGCCATTTTTCCCCAATCCCCATTATACCTGTTTCTT contains:
- a CDS encoding AraC family transcriptional regulator; the protein is MKTFRPDPPQPTTIPNQFRCNVPSSIGRGGTDILAFPSGLQLMSIDRQLKDHTLFQYFFEKPSVGFGFCLDGSFQYQPSYFNQPFAIHAGEGGFFSFPKRIEVFEKGDDRTMQRVYLMLDGHHLSQLSCGDEDRFYPVLKSFEKNEPSRVGLPISPAIKAILYQIHHCPFHGMTRQLFLEGKALELLAHQLEQLDPNGGSRKICHKSSDDERARYAAQLLVNDLENPPDISTLSLSVGLNRNKLYRCFHRIFGVTPFEFLRNQRLQTAMMLLQDGQVNVTQAAFMVGYTNLSYFAKAFKSMFGVLPGELLRCSAASVEDLSP